In Ovis canadensis isolate MfBH-ARS-UI-01 breed Bighorn chromosome 3, ARS-UI_OviCan_v2, whole genome shotgun sequence, one DNA window encodes the following:
- the GTSF1 gene encoding gametocyte-specific factor 1 isoform X2 encodes MEETYIDTLDPEKLLQCPYDKNHQIRACRFPYHLIKCRKNHPDVANKLATCPFNARHQVPRAEISHHISSCDDKSCIEQDVVNQTRSLGQETLAESTWRCPPCDEDWDKDLWEQTSTPFVWGTANYCGNNSPASNIVMEHKSNLASGMRVPKSLPYVLPWKNNGNAQ; translated from the exons ATGGAAGAAACTTACA TCGATACTCTGGACCCTGAAAAGCTGTTACAATGCCCCTATGATAAAAACCACCAGATCAGGGCCTGCAGGTTTCCTTATCATCTAATCAAGTGCAGAAAG aaTCATCCTGATGTCGCAAACAAACTGGCGACTTGTCCCTTCAATGCTCGCCATCAGGTTCCTCGGGCTGAAATCAGTCATCATATCTCAAGCTGTGATGACAAAAGCTGTATTGAGCAGGATGTTG TCAACCAAACCAGGAGCCTTGGACAAGAGACTCTGGCTGAGAGCACATGGCGGTGCCCTCCTTGCGATGAAGACTGGGACAAAG ATTTGTGGGAACAGACCAGCACCCCATTTGTCTGGGGCACAGCCAACTACTGTGGCAACAATAG CCCTGCAAGCAACATAGTTATGGAACATAAGAGTAACCTGGCTTCAGGCATGCGTGTTCCCAAGTCTCTGCCATATGTTCTCCCATGGAAAAACA ATGGAAATGCACAGTAA
- the GTSF1 gene encoding gametocyte-specific factor 1 isoform X1, with product MEETYIDTLDPEKLLQCPYDKNHQIRACRFPYHLIKCRKNHPDVANKLATCPFNARHQVPRAEISHHISSCDDKSCIEQDVVNQTRSLGQETLAESTWRCPPCDEDWDKDLWEQTSTPFVWGTANYCGNNSPASNIVMEHKSNLASGMRVPKSLPYVLPWKNNARPWKTLLPATVGSSFFFLLI from the exons ATGGAAGAAACTTACA TCGATACTCTGGACCCTGAAAAGCTGTTACAATGCCCCTATGATAAAAACCACCAGATCAGGGCCTGCAGGTTTCCTTATCATCTAATCAAGTGCAGAAAG aaTCATCCTGATGTCGCAAACAAACTGGCGACTTGTCCCTTCAATGCTCGCCATCAGGTTCCTCGGGCTGAAATCAGTCATCATATCTCAAGCTGTGATGACAAAAGCTGTATTGAGCAGGATGTTG TCAACCAAACCAGGAGCCTTGGACAAGAGACTCTGGCTGAGAGCACATGGCGGTGCCCTCCTTGCGATGAAGACTGGGACAAAG ATTTGTGGGAACAGACCAGCACCCCATTTGTCTGGGGCACAGCCAACTACTGTGGCAACAATAG CCCTGCAAGCAACATAGTTATGGAACATAAGAGTAACCTGGCTTCAGGCATGCGTGTTCCCAAGTCTCTGCCATATGTTCTCCCATGGAAAAACA ATGCCAGACCCTGGAAGACTCTTCTTCCTGCTACAGTgggttcttcatttttttttctcctaatctAA